AAGGgttcataaattaaagtaatagaataaataaaagtagaaataaattaaaggaacattgaacctgtgatgaggAGAAGTACTTTGaacataatagaaatcctaaatcctaatcctaagggagaggagagaacctctctctctaaaaactacatctaaaaacctAAATTTGTGAATTTGTATGAATTATTCCTAATGAATGGATGGattccccactttatagcctctaatctatgcttctggacttggatctgggccaaaagaGGGTTCAAAAATTGCTAGgagcgttttctgcaatttctgcaCGTGGCGTCTGTCACGCGTATGTgtgggtcacgcgttcgcgtcatctggagttttGCTCTTCTGCGCGTctgcgtcagtcacgcgtccaTGTCAATTGTGTTCTGCTCAAGgcatgcgtgcgcgtcgtttgTGTTTTGCGCTAAGCACGCGTCCGCATCTTCCATGCGTTTGCGTCACTGGTTTTTCTTCAAAACTCCatttttgtgctttccttccatttttgtgtGTCTCCTTTTTGTcttctaagtcattcctgccctatgaaaccaaaaaatacttaacacacaaatcacggcatcgaatggtaataaaggataattaaatttaatattttaaagaatagGAAATATGTTTTCTCATGTATCATAAAATAAGGAAGGAatagtaaaaccatgcaatttgtatgaataagtgggtgaagattTGATAAAAACACTCAATTTAAGCACAGGATGAATCATAAAATAGGGGTTTATCACTGCTAATTCTAAATCGTGCATTGGATAATCCTTTTTGTGGGATCTCAACTGTCTTGAAGCATATGCGACTACCTTTCGGATTTGAATCAATACACAACCTAATCCTTTGTGTGAAGCGTCACAGTATACTGAATACGGTCCTAGCGGGGTTGGCAATACAAGAACTGGTGTTGTCATTAACCTTTCCTTCAACGTTTCAAAAATTTCCTCGCACTCCTTCGTCCAAACAAACAACACTTCTTTCCTTGTAAGCTTTGTCAATGGTAGTGCTATCTGAGAGAATCTTTCAATGAATCGTTTGTAGTAATTGGCTAATCCCAGAAAACTTCGAATCTCCGTGGCCATAGTTAGTTGCTCTCAGTTCAATACTGCTTTAATCTTTGATGAATCCACACTGATGCCTCCTTGGGATATCACATTCACCAGAAATTTCACTTTTTGTGTCCAAAAATAACATTTAGATAACTTCGCATACAGCTTCCGCTCCTTCAGGATTTGCAATACCATTCTTAgatgttcttcatgttctttctcGATCCTCGAATAGATAAGAATATCGTCGACAAAAACTACTATGAACTTATTTAAATAAGGATAAAAAATTCAATTCATATAATCCATGAAGATGGCAGGAGCATTAGTTATTCCAAACAACATAACTATATACTCATAATGATTGTACCAAGTACGAAATGCAGTCTTAGGTATGTCTGACTCTCTGACTCGAATCTGGTGATACCCGGACCTCAGGTCTATCTTTGAGAAAATAGTTGCGCCTCTCAGTTGATCCATTGAGTCTTCAATCATCGGTAGTGGGTACTTGTTCTTGATTGTAATCTTGTTTAGCTATCGATAATCCACACACAATCGCATCCCTCTGTAATTCTTCTTGACTAAAAGAACTAGTTCTTCCCATGGCGATGCGTATGGGTGAATGAACTTTTTATCCAATAGTTCTGCTATTTGAGTTTTTAGCTCCGCAAGTTATAGAGGTCACATACGATATGGTGTCGCAGAAATCGGTCCAGCTCCAGCTACCAAGTTAATTGTAAATTCTACTTTGCATTGTAGGGGAAACTCCAAAATATCTTCAGGAAAGACTTCGGAAAACTCTTTTACTATTGAAATTCACACTAGGTCTAGTTCAACTTTAGTCGAGCTAGCTAATAAGAGAATAAAACCCTTACATTCATTTCTGTTATGGTTAACTACTATGAAATTTAGATAGAACCCTAACGATCTAATTAGTCCCGTAGACACACTATCTGAGGGAATCAAAGTGGTTCTTTGGAAACAATCTAAGAAAAAATACTAAGTAGATAACCAATCTATTCCCAAGATAATATTTATACCATGCAAGGGTAAACAAATTAGATTATGCACATAGGATTTATCACGAATATTGAAATGAACACTAGGACAAATTGAACTAGTCATAGCATTTTAAGAAGTGGGTGTATGAACAATCAAATCATAGGTCATTTCAGAAACGACTAATCCCAACTTATACACACAATCTAAGGCTATAAATGAAAGTGAAGCACCTAAGTTGTATAGTACAGTTAGGTATGATTCTTGACAGTACACGTACCTCGAATGAGTGGATCAGCTTCAGTGACATTTTCAGTTTACATTGTGAATACCCTTTTTGTTGTCGCTTATAATGACCCAACTTTCAGTATCTCACgatcgtaccaaaagtaagTCGTTACTAACCTAATTTctttattatctatttaatattgagcctttacgCATTAATCTATCGATGGTTTTACTAAAAAGTTAAAACTTTTTCATCAAGAACAAATAACACATATTCACAtacttaatattaataatacatTATAGCATTACATACAAAACCAATTACAAAACCTACCCCTCTGAATAAAAACTTTGACTAACGAGgcgagaaaataaaataaattctaacaacAACTCAACTTGCGAACATATTCTTCTATGCTCTTGCAACTTTGCAATAAGCATTGCACCTGTAGCTGAAAGGGGTGGAAATAAGGGGTAAGAACTGAAAAATTCTTACTAGGGCCGGATTGGATAGTTATGtccattttattatttgttacaCAATAATTTCACAACAGAATGCTTACAATCTTCAATAGATAGCCAATAGCAACAAACCTCAGAATACAATCAActtaaacaaatcaaagataCAAAGAAAATCACAAGTCAAGAAGCATATACACACAATTACAGAAACACATATCATGTAGAAGAATGTgcaaacaagtatgatgcatgtctgtcctatgcaggccgtgagctcatgtgtcggttgcctaCTCACTCCCGATATTACTCAGGTACAAGTCCGGGATATGACTTTCCAGATGCATACAGTGTGCATATAAGTCTTACGGTCAGGCCACATACAATGTGACTTTTAAATATGTTGTAATATACTTACATCTAAAAAATAGTTCACAATGTGTGGGCGTCCCCACTATACATTTGGCCCTAAGGCCCAAATAAAATTGCATCTGCTCTCATATGGCAGACcgtcttttaaaatttttttatcttttcccTCTGCTCTCCTGTGATAGAGATCCCTTTAATTAATACATTTTTTTCTGTGCTCTACTCTACAGTGGTAAAGGTTCATTAGAATATTTTAGTCTTTGCTCTCTGCTCTCCTATGGCAGAGATCcctttaattaatatattcttttcttttctgttctctgcTCTCTTGTGGCAGAGATAGGCTCTCATGTGGCAGATATTCCCTTTAATTAAtacattcttttctttttttcttttttttttattattcttttatttttcttgttttaataCCACAAATCATCTTCACACTCTTTTCTCATCTCCCTCTAGATATTTTATGAAGAGTGAATCATAAGATTCTCAGCTAAGGTTCGCTTTTCTACAACTTTTAAGTAAGTTACTATTTAactcttctattttattataatacaAATTACTaatctataatattttaaaaaaaaatacataataataataatcttaataCCCGAGTAAGAGtagtatttttctttattaCCCAAAACTTATTAACTTGAACTTTAAATAATCTTATTACTCAAAACTTATTAACTTAAGCTTTATTATTaatcttttataaattattctgtatctttgaaatttttaaaatatttatatttttatcccAACATAGTttataaattactaaaatatccttatatatataatataattaccAAAATAATCTTGCACATTTTATAATTACTAAAACTAActtcaatttttattaaattactatttcactctcaaaaataaatttttatttccaTAATTATAGCTTTATCAAAGGACTGAACCCCATtcccaattttttttcaagttttttgCTTCATTTTTAAGTTCGTTTTCGAGCTTTACGGTTACTGATTTTTCataacttttaatttaatctctCAACCATCAAACCTTACCAATATTTTTCATCAATAAATTTTCATTCACAACAGCCctaaaatcatcaaaataaccCCAGCTGGGCTGTTCCTCATAGACGAACTAACAAATCACAagcaacaacaataattcaacaaGATTTCAACATAAACTTAATCAAACTCAACTAATAATCAATCAAACCAATAATCACTTATCACATTAATATTTAATCGGTGTAAAATTATCAAACCCTACCTCCGTACAGAAATTACCAAACCAAAACACCAAAGAAGCTTTCTGAACGagaaatcaaagaagaaaacgTCAAAATCGACAACTCCACCTCTGGGGTTCCCTTGACCGAATCTTGCATGGAGGAACAATAGCTCCATTGTTGATTCTTTTCTCGAACAAAAGTGACGTCAGCGTGAATAGGAGGAAGATACAAACACTTTAATCGAAATAGATTTTTGATCGGTGTTATGGAGCTCAAAAAATTGAACGCCAAAGATTAGAGGTTCCATGGTTTCtcattctctctctcactcatggcttcctcttttttctttctttctctcactCACAActtcctcttttttctttctttctttctttcttggtTCCATGATGATTGGTAATCTTAATTAAATGACATTGATGATGTGTCAAGGGGTGGGGTTGGGTGTCACAGTTTGAAGCTGATAAATCAGCGATTcaagttataaatattttaaacgcATAATTATGAAAACTGGATATATTAAAacacaaataatatatatatatatatagttaaatatatatgagttactaatataaatgacaTTAGTAACTTAATGATAAAAGATATATGATGAAGTATTAGCAAATCTAAGTTCACCAAAAAGGACTGATATTTACTCATACTAGCAGATTTGaacttaataataatattattaaacaaattcttattttaattatagtggttaaaaaaaaaataataataataataataataataataataataataataataataataataataataataattcttttatctttttcgaaatatttcattataataaaaattattttaaaatcctaactaattcaaattttagttataaaaaaatcaattatgtaaaatatcttattatagcaaaattatataataatcttAATTAATCTAAActcaaatgataataataattataaaaaattaatttaatttttcttattaaaatagTTTCTAATAAATAGTTCAAACTAATAGaataaatcataattaaattagacttcaataatcataaaattctATTCAATTACTTTtggtaaaataattttcttaaaataaaatctcAACAAATATAATAACTCATAAATAACTTAACTATTTACTTTTCTGAAAACTCAGGATGTTACATTGCTGTCTCAGAGGATTAGTCTTATTCTTTTGTTGTGGACAAAACTTAGCAATATTCCCttttgttccgagggttacctgaaacgtgtagctcggtcttctggcaaggcccgaggtggggggtctgtgacccgagctggttgtgctgaacggcggggggttgtacctgcaatgacactccgatgcttaagttagcatgggtccaagcagatatcaagtagaattagagtatgccttatacctgggtgctccagtgtatttatagtagttggctgcgatcatccctggataagatattcttatcttatcttatcttttgggagattcatctctatctttgcggaaccgcctttcccaggccctttcggcctttaggttttgggcttagttccttctgatgggcctttctttggcctgtttgtccgaggtccgacctcgaacgtgggccttgggtcgaggtcgggccttctatcagctttaccgagtttggagagctcggtcagggtatgaacagtgcccctgcccgagttcgtcttttttcggaaggtcgagctcgggcatagtagttttttcaaaatttgaaaacggtcgcttcagcatttattgcttgttaccgtttcttcttcgatttccgtgcggcgctctgtggaggctttatttatttgcccctttcttcatttttctttgtttattcatcacttcttttcgagcatcttctcttctttctctctgttcttcgtcttccattttttgtgcgttttttcagagttcttttctgcgccgccgtttttcctttcgtcggagctcgtcgctttcttcttttccgggtttgcttttttcgcttttattcttcgtacgcttcttttttctgatatcttctatgcccgggttgccccgaaaagaggcgccgctattgctttgtaCGTGTGTgggggactcttttctccgatccatttttgttattcgagttgctgccttcttgtttgtaaaagaactttgctttcttttgtttttgttgaatttggtttttctgcctttgtgtgatttttgtcttgctgttgtattctttctttgtaggcaagatttttttatgtctcgaaaggtgtttcaagcaatgtcgaccaagattccgagtggtctaggttgggtagatcctgctcctttaagggtcccgtctgttgtagattctgagtatctgattaggttccgtagggagtgtagtatttgtgagaacagggagtctgagcgggattacgagttagcagccccggagtccgaggagagggtatgttttccgccgttagagagttccgagaaacttttcttctatgcttatgattgtttcttttccaagctaggtgtccgtcttcctttcaccgacctggaatccgaggtcctttggtcttgtaaccttgcccctacacaactccatccgaactcttgggcgtttttaaagcttttccaacttttgtgtcagattttaggcgtctccccttctgtttctcttttttcttatctgtttgtactgacgaagccggggtcgggtgctgggaaggtgtcctgggtttcgtttagggctaaccagggtaggaaattttgcactttgtatgatgagtcgtttcacgatttcaaaaactattacttcaaagtccgggctgttggagatgtccgaccttttttcttagatgagagtggggagccttcgtttcctctttgttggcaagagagtgtggtgtcggttaagtacactttcgagagtctagatgaggtggaacaggctttcgttggtgtgttgagcagtctatggggtcgggcaccttacttggatacgaagaaaatgttgggagatccaagccttctccgttccgagttaggtagctcccgacctctttttgagatttcattttcatattttgactttgttttgatctttctgtttgataacctctttgtttcgtttctgcagagatgtcttctcaggctgattctatgaagtttctccgtcgagcgaagaaatctgcggcatctcggaatatcgaggctgaagcttctccccaaccttctccgcagaagactacaattggtgttcagactcggtcgaagaccattccggtccctcagttccgagctataactcaggatcctccgacctccggacccggtcagctttccccgacctcgacctcgggtcctccccccaagaaacagaagacttcccgagagcctgctggtttcaatgacaaggatttcgatgctctcggttgggttgagcagcacattcttcctcagacttttatttctactgatgatgcgtccatggagcatcactttcagtatatggcgcggagttgtgttcggatggctagccttcatgccgccattgctcgggagtttaagaaagctccccttggggcgaccagctcccgacttgagaaggcccggtccgagcttgataaggttagtcagctgaaggatgctaggattgccgagctggaggagtctttggaggaagagaagactagggctaccgcggctgtggcggtggcgaagacgtctgaggagatggcgagggtggcgacggagaactatacca
Above is a genomic segment from Arachis stenosperma cultivar V10309 chromosome 1, arast.V10309.gnm1.PFL2, whole genome shotgun sequence containing:
- the LOC130976746 gene encoding uncharacterized mitochondrial protein AtMg00860-like, whose protein sequence is MATEIRSFLGLANYYKRFIERFSQIALPLTKLTRKEVLFVWTKECEEIFETLKERLMTTPVLVLPTPLGPYSKSVRQAAMVFALKIWRHHLYGARFEVFSDHKSLKYMFDQKELNIDSKGG